In Silene latifolia isolate original U9 population chromosome 6, ASM4854445v1, whole genome shotgun sequence, the genomic window tagatcgagaaaggagataataattatgagataataaaatttaaagaaaaaaggacaataaaaatgagatggaggtggtaagatttatttatgcaaaatgaaataaatagcaaagttcgcgcatatatataatattcatacttattcagtttacaaatatagtacccaaacactttgtttgagtatctggaatggaggaaggggaggggacgagaaaaagactaagaagggaaagagagagaaagataagagggaagattgcttcttaaattttctttgttgaaggagaaataaattgactttgaTAAGGGAGACGGGGATCCATATCATCTagagtaaagattggtgtttcatggaggtgaatgtgatttatgacttcttagatgtaaaacgtggcagaaaggtagtgatagtggtagtggattagAGGTtatttcaagtagtaagaactaatcacagtggctgatgttttattttgcgggtaaattagtgggaTGGAGGGATGGTGCATTTatggagggtgatgagtttaccgaggatagtgataataaataaggttatttatcagcaaaatatcgcttgcattaaaacatatatgtaacatgaataataacaagaaacctcaaaagatcatactgataaacttaatcttgaccccatcaatccaaattaaagtaaaatcttaattctaacaacattgtcaagagcaagggttagtttccaatggattgtggattttttttaaaaggaggggtttagtttttcacttggttggataaatttgagagaagtttcgaagataaggatcgatctttcaagcgatgagattgttttagataatgtgtgtaaatagggaagaaaaatagaggTCTGGGTGAAGGATTTTGTTTTAAATGGGAAGATGAagggcaagactattgttataagGGGGTATCATAAgcagccctagccatgtagtattgtaTCAGAATTTGGTTCTCATTCAAACGTACttttatagtttgaccgggagatataacattctaactacttctaaatgtttttacataattacaatttgatttaacaatgattaaattatggttattcgaaagaagaagatttgttgcatcattgagttcattatgcagagtagatattattgttttccttgaccaattgagaaacaaacaagtattaatgaacaaaatctaaaaactatcagtccaagtatcatatatataaacttcatatttgttttattttcctaaaaaaaaacacttttattcttatgtcaatattatgttatcaggaattatttgttggttatacggcatacataaaatcttagacatgaacgatgtactatatgtctatattccattttattgtgaaatttatcatacattattttagtatccgtgcaacgcacgggcaagaaaactagtttTACCTAATTTCTATAGAAAATTAGGTACCTCTTATTTATTCGCAATAAAAGTTTCTTATCTTTTAGTATAAATCATTATTTTTTTAAGCTTAGTTTAATATAGAAAACAACCAAGTTAAACAACCAACCCACTATCCGAACAGGGGGAATACACCCCTTCATTTCCCTCCAACGAGGCCATGCAACCACAATCCTACAGGTACTAGAATATGCAAGTTTCCTTCATCTCTGCACATTAGGTTgtgtttgggggggggggggggggggggttttttgttgaaaggaattttgattcgACTTGAAGAAAGAAAAATATACAAAGCAATTAGAGTATTCACAACTTACAACTAATATAACACCAAACGTGTAGCTTGAGAACAATAGATGAAACGATAAATCAATTATAAAATTTGTACATCGGATGTCAACAACATAACTACATAAGTTACAAGAATACAAACTCCGCTACTTAAGCGAATGATGTTGCATTCCTTTTCATTTCTCGTTGCCTAGCACGATCCATTTTTCTTTTTCGCCATTCCTCCAAAGCTGTGGCAACAGATGGGTCATGTCAAATCCTTGTATGAAGCTAACACGTTATACATTGCTTATTTCCCTTCCCCCACCTCACCCCATCCTATCTTCTCGTTCATTCTCTTTAAAAGGGAAGTAAAACTACATAAACTTCCATATTCGAATGACTCCAAGACAACTGATAAAATATTTAGTTTAGGGTTTAGGATCTATCAACGGGTATTACCGGTAGGACTAGAGTCAGATCAACAATTGTTAAAATTGAATACAGTCCCTCCTCATTCCCCTCCCTATCCCTTCTATTTTGGTATTCAAACAAGGCCTAAATGCAGCAGAGAAGGGAAAAAGGCTCTCAACTAACGAAAAAAAAATGGGGATCATTTTGCTACAACTAAAAGACTTGCTTCAAATCCACGTCTCTGCTAGGTTTGGCTAAAATACTAAATGGAAACACCGATTTGCTTAAGAATAGTTTAACCACCATGCATCAAATATAAGTGACTGAAACAAATGGGTTCAAAGATACACGACCACTTACCTTTAAGGCTAGTTGCATCCGAATATGTACGAGAATTGTTTAGCCTTTTAGAGAGGTCGAATGCAGTTGTCTGTTTTGTTTCCTTGTGCAAAACTGTCTCCGATTCTGCATATACTTCCTGTTCGATCTCCCTAACCTACATTTTGGAAAGATTTCATTAGATTTCAGTTTAAAAATATACTTCGTGTTTAATGATATCTACTTACAAAATAAAACTGAAGCAAGAAGATCTTGTCCTCTGACTATTGAAATACAGACCAACAGTTTACAGTCCCCTTAAAACATCATTTGCAAAGAACACATACGCTAGCATTCGTTACATGGGCTTGAGGAGAATCCTTTGTTTAAATACAGGTTGAAAGTGGGAAGGGCAGGGGGACGTTTTCCATCATCTCTTTCCTATATTGGAAGGATTTCTGATAAGTCCATATTTATACGTATTTTAACTCCTTTAATACTACAACGTTAATGTCGGCTTTCGTATTTTTAAGCTAAATATTTCAATTTTGTGAGTTGAGAGATTTAAATCCATCCTATATTTTTGTATTAAACCGGGTTTTTAATGTGTATTTTAATCTTTTAGTTATGACTCGATTAAATAGAGATCAAAAATCCACTTAAGTTACATATACACTGTGCCGACCATATCTCCCTCATACAGTACGGAGTCGAAACTAGACGACTCGAGTTGCATCGGAAAGCTAAAATCAAGGCCAGTAACTTTGTAGAAGAAAGTAGAATTCAGATCTTGTATCTACTTGGTCAAAGTATGACCACGAGTACCAGTATACTTTAGGCTCAATGTAAAGTACAAAAATATATGTTAAACTTGAATATGTTGGGTGTAGAACGTATCTTAGCCAGCAAAGACAAAGGAAGCAGTCAAGGTGTTGAAATAAACATAGGCCAAGTGGTTTAGACCAAAATCAATGAAAGCAATTAGGAAAGTAGACTGAAATGGAGCCTACTATAATAAAGAGCCGCATAAACGCAGAGAAGCGGACTTCAGAGGGTAATGAACAGAAACCTGCATAGAACAGCCCACATAAAAGCAAGAACGGTGGACGAAGCACGGCGCTGATTTTTCCGTCCAATTTAAACAACCACCCTTCTTATATATTATTAGCTATATATATTATATTACATAACAATCCAAAATGATATCATTAGTCCCTGTGAATTCGACCCTTGTTTATCCTACTACTAGTTAGTTGGAGTTTGTGaatgatttataaatttaattttgactGCGGAAACGACACACGCATCAATTTCTATACACATTTTAAGAGGGAAAATGGATAATTTCCATTTCCAACCAACACACCTATCCAAACTAGGGAAATTACACCTCCATTTCCATCCAACCCCTCTACTGAGTCCATGCAACCACAATCTTACAAATATTAGAATAAGCAAATTTCCTTCATCTCCGCTCATTAGGGTGTTTGggtagcaaaagtggagggaaagggagaggAGGGGGATGGGGGATGGGGGGAGAGAAAGGGTGGGAAGGGAGAGAGAGGGAGAATGGAAGAAGGGAATTTTTCCTAAAAATCTCTCCTTTGTTGACgggattttgattaggcttgaaAAAGTAGAAATGGCTCGCTCCAGATCCCCTCCCCCTCCAAAACCCCTCATCCAAACAACCCCTAAGAGTTGTTAGGGCTTACATTATAGCACAATGTACCGGCACATATTGCGGGCCCACAAGAAGTTGCTTCAAATACTTCCGAAATGGAATCAAAGGGTGTGTAGGTGGAGTAGTAGTGTGAATTGGGGAGTAAATATGTGAAAAGCACGGTTTCAGAAAATATGTGAAAAGCAAAAGCATGCTGAATTTTGTTGTTAATACTCAGATTTTCAAAATTGTTTACTTTCTAGATTATAACTAAGCTTGCAATCACAATATCTCTCAGCACAACACTAAAAGCATGAGTAAAATTCTACAGAAGTCATAAATCATAATACCAAAACACAAAGTAGCAATATCAAATATTACATACTCTTCTTATCAGTTCCAATGGTTGCATAGCTCTCCGGATATCCTCATATTCTTTAATATGTCGAAGCTGAACTGCAACAAAGCATGAATGAAGCAACTAGCAAGCAACGATAAGTCGACAAGTCAACATCAGCAAATCAGGCAACTCCTAAACCACATTAATCAATTTAAAATGGTTGAATAAAAGCCTACTAAATAATACCCGGATGACATGAGTTTCAAGTGTTAGACCGGCCTATTAATATGATACTTAATTGGGGACTATATATGGGTTTGGGTTTGCCTCAGATATTAGGTATACCCCCAAACATTTTTCATCCCCCAAAAACCCATTACCCAACACAGTCCAGACCAGCATTAGAAACCCTAACTAATTTCGCCCTATCTCAGTGCCACATCAAGTAAAAGTCAACATCAAACTGAGAAAATCTTGAATGCTTGAATCCCCTCTAGCTGCTCATAACTTCAAGATGTCGGCAATCAAACCAaatatgactaaactaaatatgCAAGAAAGATTACTGAAGGATAATAACATAATCAACAAAGATATAATTTCAAGATCACCACATTTGAAAAATAACAAagatttaattaattataaatggaACTTGGTTAAAGAAAAACCTGAATTGGAATGATTAGAGGGATATTTGCGGGAAGATGCAGAGAAAAATCCTTGAAACAGGAAAAGGGCAGTGATTAAGTTGAATAGACAAACCAAAATAGTTGCATTTTTGAAGGAAACTCTTAATTTCAATGCATGTAGTGTCTCCATTTTAGCAACTGTATCCCTTGATTATCCCCTATATATAGAAGGAAAGGAATAATTAAACTACAGTAGAACACATGAAGATAGAGTAATGGCTTAATCGAAATAAGGGCAAGAATCGGCAGAAAATGGAATGAGAATTGCAACatcaataaacaataattaaactacAGTAGAACACGTGAAGAttgtaaaaattaatttatttggtgaTTTTAACTATAATAGTGATTTTTAATTTAACTTATAGGGCAGAGTTTGAATTATGCACAAGGCGCACCGAGGCGCTAAGGGGCCGAGGCAACGAGGCGAAAAGTGCAAGGCGAAGGCGTGAGCCTTTTAGACGCGAGGCGCCCCATTTTTGATAACAAATTTGTAATTTCCAAATAAAATTTTGGGCAACAATAGCCTTTTTAGGAGTATTCAAGTTGGTTAACTGTCAAGGAGTAAAGTTAGGAATAATGGGGAAAATAAATGGCGAGCCTTGTCTAAAACTAAAAGATATGGAAAATGCGTACTATTTAGCCTTGTTAGGTGAGCCTTGTCTAAAAGGCGTGCCTGAAGCGTTTTGGTTAGTGCTTCATCCAATCCGCGCCTTAGGCGCACTCTAGGGCGCTTTATTAAACTAAGTtatagagcaaaaaaaaaaatcataacttttagaTCATAATTTAACTAAAGACACATGGAGATTATAAAAACTAAAATATTGGGTTACTGTAATTATTTTAGTGACTTTTATTTAAtcttaaaattcaaaaaaaaaatatagtaaCATGACTATAAATTTTAGATGAGCTAAGGGTAAGATTAAGACAAGAACTTTCATTTTTTTCCAATTAAGAGACAATACTTCAAAAAAATCCTGTTAAGGACCTTATACCATCTTCCGTCAACTTTTCCCTTAACACTATATATAACTGACAATCTAAATTAAAATGCAAGCCATCTAAATTAAAAGCAAATTAACAGACTTAATTCTTGCCCTTTCGTTCCTTTGTCTCTCTGGTatgatgatgaattaatgatcCATGACTCTGACCGCACCCCCTCAATCTTCGTATATGTAAGAAGGACCCAAACTTTCATTCTTTTTCCAGAAAATGGACTATGCTTCAAAAAAATTCAGTTACGGATCTCCTATTACCTTCCGTCTACTTTGCCATTAGCAATATATGGAAATACTATGAAGTTAATGCATCCCACGTAGATTAAACGCAAATTTAAGGAATAACTTCTcttcaaaacccttttttttccttttgcgTTCATTATACAGCATTGAAGCACAAACTTTACATTTTTACATTGCTGataacaataaaaacaccaaagAACCTGGCTTCCCCGATCTCTATTACCATCTTCAGGCTTttcaatttctttcttttctaaagtACTCCGTAGTTTAGTTAATAGACCTTGCCCCTTGGTCTATATTTATAGTATTAAACAATATCAACCAAATTGATTTTACCATATTTAAGTTGAAGGTAGAAAATCCAAAGGAAAAGATTAAACTGACGCCTAATGTAGCACATTGCTTGGAGTCACTCTAGAGAACAAAAATTCATTCAGTCATTCCTCCTACTGATGACAGAGACTCCCTCCGTCATCccagtcaattgtttaccttccatttttgggtgtcttagtcaattgtttacctttctacATTAGGAATGCTTTTGATGGGTAACTTGATTTTCCACCCTCAATTTGGTCCATTTGTCATCCAATAGTTGGTtcactcctctttccttggtctttgtgccaaaaccaaaggtaaacaaatgaccgggacaaaggAAGTATTAAATATAATTGTGAATTAGGGTCCAATGAAGTAGTCAACCTTACGACTTACTGCCAGACCTTCGCTAAGATAGCATTGGTAATGCGGGCAAAATGAGTTCGAGGTGGTGGTGGCGGCCGCCACAGTGAGTAAGTATTAATTCAAGGAAACCGAAGCAATTGACGAAATATAAGGACGAACAAGCAAGAGTGAGTAAGTATTAATTCACTGAAGCAATGCTAAATGTGAAATTATaaatcaaatcaaacaaaatatCAAGATAATAATGCAAAACATTTAACTACTTTTTTGATTAATCGTCTATTGAAGCTTAAATTGAATTCAAATACGCAAATTATTACCTAATTTGAATGTCGAGGATGCTGAATTGTTAGCAGAATCAGAAGCGAAATGGTATCTTCAATTACTCTACTAAAGATTTCTCAATGATTTTCATATGTTATTGGATGTGAATTTTAGTGACGGAAATTTGGGTAAGATCTTAAAACATGAAAGCAAAAGCTGGAGAGATCGAGTGTTTTTCTTTGCAATCAAAGAGAAATTCGTGTTGTTGATCATATTTAATCTGACGGTCTAGATTGATACTCCCTTCGTGCCATGTCAATATGTCAACAGTTTACATTTGCTACCCATGAGTACTTAACAAATGCAATAGTGGTAAAGCTCATGACTGGTCCTACCCGGCTCGAATCCGGATTAAACCGGAtgatttacaccaaaaaaaatagTTTACCTTTGctttattttcctctcacaaaataaagtaaatgtaaactatttACTGGGATAGAGAGGTTAGGACGGAGTGACGCACACATTTTGTAAGAAAACTGATTAACTGAAGTGAATGAAGAGGGGCGAAACAAGGGTAAATGAGAAATTGAGAATTAGTCGATCTATTTTTAATTGCGTTTGTTAAATCATTTATCGGATGTTAAAATTCGTCTTTCAATTTGGTTAATTTCAATTTTTACACACTTCTATAAAGTAAAATGTAAGCATATATAAACAACATGACATTAAGTTAAAACGAGTAAATAAACCAGACAGGTGTTCGGAGAAACGGGTCAACTACTATTATCTAACTCTTGCTCAACCTAacatatatactccgtatattcaATAATTTACTATCTTATTATACTTATAAATTATGACGATGATAGATGATAAAATATATTAATGTGGAATCTTTTTTTTACCGCTTATCTATTTAGCAGAGGTGATCAATAGTCGTCTTTCTTTTACATTACACCTATTTGTTATTTTAACTCGCTCAATTGGATACTTGGATAGCTAGTAATTTAGGGGTTTCTAGCACCCCTAGTTTGTAGGGTAACGGAACACTCTGGAGACTCGTTTTTATTATGAGACTTCATCATTGTTAAGAGGGGGAAAAAAATCAATGCTTCTCATTAATACTTCTTATTTTATATAAAAAGAAAAATTCGTTGGTTTTAAATTATTAACGGTCCGGTCCGTGCATCATTCAAAACCGGTGTTCGACTCTCACCAAAATGGCATCAATGTCTAAATCATGTTAGTTTTGAAACTTGTCGAGGAAAGAAAGCAAAGCCAACCTTATATTCGGCGATGACGAAGATAAACTTGGTATAACTTACCAGTTACCATCAACTAACGAGTCGCAGATGGTGAGAAACAAGTCTAATTGATATCAGAAATTTGATATTGCAAGTTTACAGTTATGGTTAGAAATGCTTCTACAACATCAGACCAAAGGAGAAGATGCAGGAACTGGAAGTCTACATTTCTTGCCAGGAAGAGACCACATATGACATACCTGAAGTGAAGACTTCATACTAAATACGCTTTCATTTTATCATGCTACACTCAGGTGAATGTTAGCTTAAATGCAAGTATGCAACGACGGACACAAAACACTCAAGGACGCCTCACAGATATATATGAAAAAACTAGAAAGCCATCTGAACCACAGCTATTGCAGGAACTGGAAGAAGCCTATCACGTTATTGCCAACGTCATCAATGACATACATTACCTTTCATGGTTCCACTGTCTGTCTTTTTTACCCTGTTATCTTAATAGGAAGGCACATTGCTTAGCAACATGTCCTAAGAATGGCTGGTGGTCTGTCCGCCGTACATGCTCATGCCGTGAATCCTAAAAGAACATACGCAATGCAATAATGGAACACTACGGCAGTGTTGTCATTGAAAGCACAGCTTTCGTGTTATGAAATGTTTAATACTTGTTTAGACAGAATCACAGTACGTGCTCATGCCGTGAATCCCAGAAAACATAGCCAATGCAATTAGGGGTGGGCATAGCAATCATTATCAACGGTGAATGCATAAATTGTTTTCACTGGTGCCATATAAAATTTTCGGAAATTTAAGAATTTTTATTATAAAAGTTGGCTAATAtacacaaaaaagaaaaaaaaagcttCAGACGAAGACCTGCTACCACAAAATGTTTAGTCCGTCAATATTAACAACTAGTGAAACACAAACTTCTGCACGTAAAGACTCCAAATAGACAAAGAAGTTCAATGGACATGGAAGGGTGGGAACGACGGCCGATTCCAGTGATAAAATCACCAGCAACAGAAGACCAaaaaacaacaatgacaacacaTCAAAACagataaaaataatagaattggtAGGCGAGATGACATCAAATAGATTTCTTGAGATCAGACAATGCAAGATCAAATCCAAGGCATCTAGGCAGCTTAAAGTGGATCAGAGCTATATCAGCaagcaacaataataataataatgagttaCTTAAAacagaaacaaaaataaaaagttgAGCGAGTTCAACCAGCGATACGAATGAGCTAAGTAGCAATTTGCAAACTATTTGCGTATCCCTTTTGAGTATTGACAAACAAAACAGGGTCCGAATGTCATTAAGTATAGGCAGGTGCTAAGTGCTAGACCTTCAGGAAACATAACCATGGTTAAAAAATACAGGACAAATGTGGATGGCAGCAAATGTCTCTTCGACAATGGCAAAGGATTATCCTCGCAAGTGCATTGTAAGTCAAAACGGGGGATCAAAGAAACAAAGGTTTACGTTAAAAGTGATTTTATTCTTTTCCAAAACAGCAACTATAGTTAAAAATGTGCATGTGTTCGAATAACATGGATTTAACGCTCTGAAAGGTAAGGCATGCTCAAACTTCCAGAACAATATATCCACCAAGGCAAAAATTATACGAGTAATATGATAATATAAGAAACAAAACCCCCTCTTTTGAATTTCCTAATAAATGAATGCCAAGTCAACGTAATCCAGTTTAGAGCCATCGTATGAATCCAACTTACGAATGTTTCTAACAAAGGGAACCGAATGCAAGATGCGATATGCTTTAAAGCTCAAGCATTATTCTTGAAAAAACAGAGATGAATGAAAATGTTCTTTCAAAAAGCGGCACTGTGATTCCGAGTATGGTAACTAAAGAGCTAGATCATAAATCAGTCCCTAAACAAATGAGGAAAACATCTCAAACTTCACAACAGAAAATTGACAATCacaaatatttcaataaataaatagctTCAATGATGTAACTTTTTCCATAATAGTAATATAAGATCCACGATTACATTTATAAATTACCAAATCCGTTATCGTGACTAACACGACACCATACTATACTTTCTGAGCTAATGCATTTGCCCCACCCTGTCTATATCTAAAACAAAAACCTACAATATTCACCAACATCTTCATTCTGTATCAAGAACATATCCCACAAAAAAAACCCTCTTTAGAAAGAACTATACCTCCAAATAAAGATCCTCCAAACTTCACAAGAACAGACAAGCTTCCAAAAGATCGAACCTTTACTTCAGTAACTCAACCCTACTTTGTACCACCTGTCAGAAATAGCACAACAAAAACCATTTCAACCCAAATAActctcaaaagtcaaaacataACAAAATTCCAGACAAACATACAAACTACAGCGATATAGTTCGTCCACAAGAGGTTGAGAATTTCTACACACACCAGTTCATCTACGATTACATTTATTGACAGACGGTCTCCTAATAAATTTACTAGAATTACTACCCTATCTATCATCAAACCGCCTTACGATCAAAATTTTACCTTTCACAAAATCCATtcacaacaatcaaacaatctcATGGAAGCAAATGACAAAACAAAAGACTACCTTGGTTGctaaattgttaaaaattcagcAAATTCCCATATGTTAATATCTACTTCTGCAAAGTCCAAACAAAGAATAattcaacaatcaacaacaacaattaatccaCAAAATACTGTAATTAATCCATTGAAAACACAACCAATTAATACATACATACCAATGGAGGAGGATCAAAATTTCGATACGAATCCGGCGTAAGTCCAACCAACCACAACCCTGGAAACACATTctacaacaacaaaaataaacaatAACATTAACCCAGTGtctcaaattaaaaaaaaaaaaaaaacacaaaagacGACGAAGAACACTAACATCAAGGTGTTTTTGAACAATCTTAGGACGTTTTCTGGGGCGACGAGACGGTTTACAACCGGTAATCGAGTAAATATCCTCTTCGATTTCATCCTTAGACAATGCTATCCAAAACTTCCTCTTTTCACCATTACCACCACCGCTACTACCTTCTCCAACACTCAACCTCGTCGACCGTAGCGAATTCTCCGCCGCATCAGCCGCCATAGTCGAGGCCGCGGCCGCGGCGAAGGATGAAGAAGGTCGTCTCCTGGGACGCAAGTTCCAGTGCTTCTCCACGTCTTCCGGTTCCGGTTCAGGTTCAGGTTCGGGTTTGCGTTCTGGTTCGGCTGGAGTGGCGGGGCGGCGATTGCGGGATGATCGGGATCCGACTGGGTACGTCGGCGGCGGAGGTGTTGGAGATGAGGGTGGAGGTGATGGAGGACATCGGCGGTCTTTTTTGGTGTTCCATTTGAGAAAGGTTAAGGGGAAGTCATGTAAGGGTGATTTCATCGGCGCTGCTGCCATTTGATACGGTAGAGGAAGATGGTACGCCGCCGTGGTGCGGTATTTGTGACGGTGATTGTTGACCGGAGTAGACTTGGGGGAGTTGGGAGCGCAGTTTTTTTGGTGTTGTGGTACGTAGCGTAGGAGAAGGGAGGGGTGTATTGT contains:
- the LOC141587213 gene encoding uncharacterized protein LOC141587213, which encodes METLHALKLRVSFKNATILVCLFNLITALFLFQGFFSASSRKYPSNHSNSVQLRHIKEYEDIRRAMQPLELIRRVREIEQEVYAESETVLHKETKQTTAFDLSKRLNNSRTYSDATSLKALEEWRKRKMDRARQREMKRNATSFA
- the LOC141658955 gene encoding uncharacterized protein LOC141658955, with protein sequence MAAAPMKSPLHDFPLTFLKWNTKKDRRCPPSPPPSSPTPPPPTYPVGSRSSRNRRPATPAEPERKPEPEPEPEPEDVEKHWNLRPRRRPSSSFAAAAASTMAADAAENSLRSTRLSVGEGSSGGGNGEKRKFWIALSKDEIEEDIYSITGCKPSRRPRKRPKIVQKHLDNVFPGLWLVGLTPDSYRNFDPPPLK